Proteins found in one Sorghum bicolor cultivar BTx623 chromosome 1, Sorghum_bicolor_NCBIv3, whole genome shotgun sequence genomic segment:
- the LOC8057192 gene encoding globulin-1 S allele: MVSARIVLLLLATLLCAGAAVASSWEDHDGHRCARRCEDRPWHQRARCVEQCREEEERERQQQEERGRGDRHEHDRRGEGSSSGDEREQEQEQGRRPYVFDRRSFRRVVRSEQGSVRALRPFHEASKLLRGIRNYRVAVLEANPRSFVVPSHTDAHCIGYVVQGEGVVTTIENGERRSYTIKEGHIFVAPAGAITYLANTDGRKKLVIAKILHTISVPGEFQFFFGPGGRNPESFLSSFSKSIQRAAYKTSSDRLERLFGKRGQDKGVIVRATEEQIRELRHQASSEGGHGPHWPLPPFGESHGPYSLLDQRPSIGNQHGQLYEADARSFRDLADHDVSVSFANITAGSMSAPLFNTRAFKIAYVARGQGNAEIVCPHQQQQSQSQRGGKGRRRSEEEEEEGGSSEEEEAGQGYRTIRARLSQGTVFVVPVGHPFVAVAARDSNLEIVCFELRAEKNEKVFLAGADNVLKKLDRVAKALSFAAKAEEVDEVLGARREKGFLPGPEEESGRREEREREEEERGGRHGGRGEREKEEEEEEEREGRHGGRGQRKQEEEEREGRHGGRGRREEAAETLLRMVTARM; encoded by the exons ATGGTGAGCGCCAggatcgtcctcctcctcctcgccaccCTCCTCTGCGCCGGCGCGGCGGTCGCGTCGTCGTGGGAGGACCACGACGGGCACAGGTGCGCGCGGCGGTGCGAGGACCGGCCCTGGCACCAGCGGGCCCGGTGCGTGGAGCAGtgcagggaggaggaggagcgcgagaggcagcagcaggaggagcggGGCCGGGGCGACCGGCACGAGCACGACCGGCGCGGCGAGGGCTCGTCGTCGGGTGACGAGcgcgagcaggagcaggagcaggggcGGCGGCCGTACGTGTTCGACCGGCGCAGCTTCCGTCGCGTGGTCCGGAGCGAGCAGGGGTCCGTGAGGGCGCTCCGGCCGTTCCACGAGGCGTCCAAGCTGCTCCGCGGCATCCGGAACTACCGCGTGGCCGTCCTGGAGGCCAACCCGCGCTCCTTCGTCGTGCCCAGCCACACCGACGCGCACTGCATCGGCTACGTCGTGCAAGGCGAGGGAGTGGTGACGACGATCGAGAACGGCGAGAGGCGGTCGTACACCATCAAGGAAGGCCACATCTTCGTGGCGCCGGCCGGGGCCATCACCTACCTAGCCAACACCGACGGCCGGAAGAAACTGGTCATCGCCAAGATCCTCCACACCATCTCCGTGCCTGGCGAGTTCCAG TTCTTCTTCGGCCCCGGCGGGAGGAACCCGGAATCGTTCCTGTCGAGCTTCAGCAAGAGCATCCAGAGAGCTGCTTACAAG ACGTCGAGCGACCGGCTGGAGAGGCTGTTCGGGAAGCGCGGGCAGGACAAGGGGGTCATCGTGCGCGCCACGGAGGAGCAGATCCGCGAGCTGCGGCACCAGGCCTCCTCGGAGGGCGGCCACGGCCCGCACTGGCCCCTGCCGCCGTTCGGCGAGTCGCACGGGCCCTACAGCCTCCTGGACCAGCGGCCCAGCATCGGCAACCAGCACGGGCAGCTCTACGAGGCCGACGCGCGCAGCTTCCGCGACCtcgccgaccacgacgtcagcgTCTCCTTCGCCAACATCACCGCGGGGTCCATGAGCGCGCCATTGTTCAACACCCGTGCGTTCAAGATCGCCTACGTGGCGAGAGGCCAGGGCAACGCCGAGATCGTGTGCccgcaccagcagcagcagtcgCAGTCGCAGCGCGGCGGCAAGGGCAGGCGGAGGagcgaagaagaagaagaagagggaggatcatcggaggaggaggaagccggGCAGGGGTACCGCACCATCCGGGCGCGGCTGTCGCAAGGCACGGTGTTCGTGGTGCCCGTCGGCCACCCGTTCGTCGCGGTGGCGGCCCGGGACAGCAACCTCGAGATCGTGTGCTTCGAGCTCCGCGCCGAGAAGAACGAGAAGGTGTTCCTGGCCGGCGCCGACAACGTGCTCAAGAAGCTGGACCGCGTGGCCAAGGCGCTGTCGTTCGCGGCcaaggcggaggaggtggacgAGGTGCTCGGCGCGCGCCGCGAGAAGGGGTTCCTTCCTGGCCCCGAGGAGGAGAGCGGCCGCCGCGAGGAGCGGGAGCGAGAGGAGGAGGAACGTGGAGGACGCCACGGCGGCCGTGGGGAgagggagaaggaggaggaggaggaggaggaacgcGAGGGACGCCACGGCGGCCGTGGGCAGAggaagcaggaggaggaggaacgcGAGGGACGCCACGGCGGACGCGGGCGCCGCGAGGAGGCGGCGGAGACGCTCCTGAGGATGGTGACCGCCAGGATGTGa
- the LOC8056752 gene encoding uncharacterized protein LOC8056752 has translation MDEPAGDGGVHGQRRDGGRQHAPAVVSLRELSLADADVDAFMSWASDDRVMRYLVKRPRCDTREQAVAQIRDTVLGHPWFRAVCVGGGDGRPVPVGQVSVWPYADEGGRRANIGYALAHDQWGRGIAVAAIRMVVGRVFDDLPGLERLEAVTDVENVRSQRVLEKAGFHREGVLRRYIAGRGGEARDAVMYSFLSSDRA, from the exons ATGGACGAGCCAGCCGGCGACGGCGGCGTGCACGGGCAGCGACGGGACGGAGGGCGGCAGCACGCGCCGGCGGTGGTGTCGCTGCGGGAGCTGAGCCTGGCGGACGCGGACGTGGACGCCTTCATGTCGTGGGCGTCGGACGACCGCGTGATGCGGTACCTGGTGAAGCGGCCGCGGTGCGACACTCGAGAGCAGGCCGTGGCGCAGATCCGGGACACCGTGCTGGGCCACCCGTGGTTCCGCGCCGtctgcgtcggcggcggcgacggccgccCCGTGCCCGTGGGGCAGGTGTCCGTGTGGCCGTACGCCGACGAGGGAGGACGCAGGGCCAACATCGGCTACGCCCTCGCGCACGACCAGTGGGGCCGGGGCATCGCCGTCGCCGCCATCAGGATG GTGGTGGGCAGGGTGTTCGACGACCTGCCGGGGCTGGAGCGGCTGGAGGCGGTGACGGACGTGGAGAACGTGCGGTCGCAGAGGGTGCTGGAGAAGGCCGGCTTCCACAGGGAGGGGGTGCTGCGCCGCTACATCGCCGGACGCGGCGGCGAGGCCAGAGACGCGGTGATGTATAGCTTCTTGTCGTCCGACCGTGCGTGA
- the LOC8057188 gene encoding protein MARD1, with amino-acid sequence MLRNRSRSRAVGAGAGANQGGPGGGLMAELPAATAAQSPRHPSSASSAAAAPVFPSPRPFVAMALPPQAGLLLDGSFEGPSSAVSPTSILETKQFCCSALPPFLSERSLRRAHTDAAVAPEPAGVGLADVLRDHGDAKVAGGKVVFGSQLRIQVPSGRAVELVSSPIEFGAKNRDAQLAVLSPARRFLPEVVSSPSARVFAGGVAVVPPGEMAMSEDYTCVISRGPNPRTTHIFDDCIVESCGDLLLEKADKAASFVAGGAAGTCGFLSSCHACNKQLGHGNDILIYGGDKAFCSSECRYQEMMLFDEAVDNLR; translated from the exons ATGCTGCGCAACAGATCGAGAAGCAGGGCGGTTGGTGCTGGTGCCGGTGCCAACCAAGGAGGACCAGGCGGCGGCCTCATGGCTGAGCTCCCCGCGGCCACTGCCGCCCAATCGCCGAGGCATCCTTCGTCCGCCTCTTCTGCTGCTGCCGCTCCTGTGTTCCCTTCCCCGAGGCCGTTCGTGGCGATGGCGCTGCCGCCCCAGGCCGGGCTGCTGCTGGACGGGTCCTTCGAGGGCCCCTCGTCAGCGGTGAGCCCCACCTCCATTCTCGAGACCAAGCAGTTCTGCTGCTCCGCGCTGCCTCCGTTCCTGTCGGAGAGGAGCCTCCGGCGGGCGCACACGGACGCAGCTGTGGCTCCGGAGCCGGCCGGCGTCGGCCTCGCCGACGTGCTCCGGGACCACGGGGACGCCAAGGTCGCCGGGGGCAAGGTGGTGTTCGGGTCCCAGCTCAGAATCCAGGTCCCATCCGGCAGGGCCGTCGAGCTGGTCTCCTCCCCGATCGAGTTCGGCGCCAAGAACAGGGACGCGCAGCTCGCGGTGCTGTCGCCGGCCAGGAGGTTCCTGCCGGAGGTCGTGAGCTCGCCATCCGCCCGGGTGTTCGCCGGCGGCGTGGCCGTTGTGCCTCCCGGGGAAATGGCCATGTCGGAGGACTACACCTGCGTCATCTCCCGCGGACCGAATCCGAGGACCACGCACATCTTCGACGACTGCATCGTCGAGAGCTGCGGGGATTTGCTACTCGAGAAGGCTGACAAGGCCGCGTCCTTCGTCGCCGGCGGCGCAGCCGGGACGTGTGGCTTCTTGAGCTCTTGCCATGCATGCAACAAGCAACTCGGACATGGCAATGACATCTTAATCTATGG AGGTGATAAAGCATTCTGCAGCAGTGAGTGCCGGTACCAGGAGATGATGCTTTTCGACGAAGCAGTGGACAATTTGCGCTAG
- the LOC8056754 gene encoding classical arabinogalactan protein 4 produces MARRCLRVTLALVVAVITATATTLSSAQQTAAVALPTLPSCPPAPLSLSPCIGYVFGVGSATLASCCSQLRGFLHAQAPCLCAASKLAPSPIGLFLGQAQAMIPNVCDLPNPCDEAAAGEGSTPPVAGTSPPSATTTPAATTPATEPSSGTPAAADPGTSGAPPAPIEDASATAMAPAGTGSKLPELLHAAGATRSTDMAAGTVFVAVLLASVAAMYV; encoded by the exons ATGGCCCGGCGGTGTCTCCGGGTGACTCTCGCCCTCGTCGTCGCCGTCatcacggcgacggcgacgacacTGTCCTCGGCCCAGcagacggcggcggtggcgttACCGACCTTGCCCAGCTGCCCGCCGGCGCCACTCAGCCTGTCCCCGTGCATCGGCTACGTCTTCGGCGTCGGCTCGGCGACGCTCGCCTCCTGCTGCTCCCAGCTCCGGGGCTTCCTCCATGCCCAGGCGCCGTGCCTCTGCGCCGCCTCCAAGCTCGCGCCCAGCCCCATCGGGCTCTTCCTCGGCCAGGCGCAGGCCATGATCCCCAACGTCTGCGACCTGCCCAACCCATGCGATG aagccgccgccggcgagggCTCCACGCCGCCGGTGGCAGGCACATCGCCTCCATCTGCAACGACGACTCCGGCAGCCACCACACCGGCAACTGAACCGTCGTCGGGCACGCCGGCTGCTGCTGATCCAGGCACGTCAGGAGCACCGCCGGCACCCATAGAAGATGCTTCTGCCACTGCAATGGCGCCGGCAGGCACTGGATCGAAGCTCCCGGAACTGCTGCATGCAGCGGGCGCGACGCGCTCCACAGACATGGCTGCAGGCACTGTATTCGTCGCTGTGCTTCTTGCTTCGGTTGCAGCCATGTATGTGTAA
- the LOC8057193 gene encoding putative cyclin-dependent kinase F-2 — protein sequence MAACVQQAAAPAAAGAGAAARPTRKRTRVAMGSTDDYEEETSCLGAGAFGSVRKARHRGTGRTVAIKRLAAADGSQVALLREASLLEASGRDNPYVVGFHGLARSPATMDLCLVMECVGPSLCDLLLERRCGGMPPLPEATVRAVMWQLLTGAKKMHDAHVIHRDIKPDNVLVSDDRTTVKICDFGLAKYMAEPPPYGTAGSLWYMAPEVLLGKPDYDALVDTWSLGCVMAELIDGSPLFMDPNDAGQLDVIFSVLGVPDETTWPWFSSTEFATKLKPELNKKRRNLLREEFPKKKLSAQGFQVLSGLLTCNPDKRLTAAAALKHPWFAKMNNAAELHLPKKQEVPSSTLPKIKRIRVVCP from the coding sequence ATGGCCGCCTGCGTACAGCAGgcagcagcaccagcagcagccggcgccggcgccgccgcgcgaCCGACCCGCAAGAGGACGCGCGTCGCCATGGGCAGCACCGACGACTACGAGGAGGAGACCAGCTGCCTCGGCGCGGGCGCCTTCGGCTCGGTGCGCAAGGCGCGGCACCGCGGCACGGGCCGGACCGTCGCCATCAAGCGCCTCGCCGCGGCGGACGGCAGCCAGGTGGCGCTGCTGCGCGAGGCGTCCCTGCTGGAGGCGAGCGGCCGCGACAACCCGTACGTCGTCGGGTTCCACGGCCTCGCGCGCAGCCCGGCCACCATGGACCTCTGCCTGGTCATGGAGTGCGTCGGCCCGAGCCTCTGCgacctcctcctcgagcgccgcTGCGGCGGGATGCCGCCGCTGCCCGAGGCGACGGTGCGCGCCGTCATGTGGCAGCTACTCACGGGCGCCAAGAAGATGCACGACGCCCACGTCATCCACCGCGACATCAAGCCCGACAACGTCCTCGTCTCCGACGACCGCACCACCGTCAAGATCTGCGACTTTGGGCTCGCCAAGTACATGGCCGAGCCGCCGCCGTACGGGACCGCCGGATCGCTGTGGTACATGGCGCCCGAGGTGCTGCTGGGGAAGCCCGACTACGACGCCCTCGTCGACACCTGGTCGCTCGGCTGCGTCATGGCGGAGCTCATCGACGGGTCCCCACTGTTCATGGACCCCAACGATGCAGGCCAGCTCGACGTGATCTTCAGCGTCCTTGGCGTGCCAGATGAGACGACGTGGCCATGGTTCTCGTCCACGGAGTTCGCCACCAAGCTGAAGCCGGAGCTCAACAAGAAGCGGCGCAACCTGCTGCGCGAGGAGTTTCCCAAGAAAAAGCTGTCCGCGCAAGGATTCCAGGTACTCAGCGGCCTGCTCACTTGCAACCCCGACAAGCGGCTCACGGCAGCTGCCGCGCTCAAGCACCCATGGTTCGCCAAGATGAACAACGCAGCGGAGCTGCACCTGCCAAAGAAACAAGAAGTGCCATCATCGACGTTGCCCAAGATCAAGAGAATAAGGGTGGTGTGTCCGTGA
- the LOC8057191 gene encoding non-specific lipid-transfer protein-like protein At5g64080 — protein MAHHRQRGFIPSLFSGPCLALAVMTLLCAAASTTAQQQPPPLPLPTLPQPTTTTTTPAIPSVPACAPAQATLSPCFSYLMGNSSSPPTECCAQIRAMFQSQAPCLCAAMASGPVQQLGSALGQMLPASCDLPADACSGGTSATPTTDPVTPVSGTTPAAAAPAATEPNGLDDPTAPAGGSGIKSLPGLPHSAAAAGSSGVSAAALFMSLLVVYLLR, from the coding sequence ATGGCTCACCACCGGCAGCGCGGCTTCATCCCGTCGTTGTTCTCCGGGCCGTGCCTGGCCCTCGCCGTGATGACCCTGCTGTGCGCCGCCGCTTCCACGACGGCGCAGCAGCAACCACCGCCACTGCCACTGCCAACACTGCCacagccgacgacgacgacgacgacgcccgcTATACCGAGCGTGCCCGCGTGCGCGCCGGCGCAGGCCACGCTGTCGCCGTGCTTCAGCTACCTCATGGGCAACTCGTCGTCGCCGCCCACGGAGTGCTGCGCCCAGATACGGGCCATGTTCCAGTCGCAGGCGCCGTGCCTGTGCGCCGCCATGGCGTCGGGGCCCGTCCAGCAGCTCGGGTCCGCGCTCGGCCAGATGCTGCCAGCCTCGTGCGACCTGCCCGCGGACGCGTGCTCGGGGGGAACGAGCGCTACCCCGACGACTGATCCGGTGACGCCGGTGTCAGGCACAACCCCTGCGGCGGCGGCACCGGCGGCGACTGAGCCCAACGGTCTGGACGACCCGACGGCGCCAGCCGGTGGCTCAGGAATCAAGTCACTTCCAGGCTTGCCTCACTCGGCTGCAGCAGCAGGCTCCAGCGGTGTATCTGCTGCTGCTCTCTTTATGTCCTTGTTAGTCGTTTATCTTCTTCGTTGA
- the LOC8056755 gene encoding nuclear poly(A) polymerase 1 produces MSKAKTNNGYLGVTEPISLSGPTDKDLMQTTEVEKYLSDAGLYESQDEAVLREEVLGKLDQTVKAWIKKATRISGYGEQFVHEANAKIFTFGSYRLGVHGPGADIDTLCVGPRHATRNEYFFRWLHDMLAEMPEVSELHPVPDAHVPVLGFKINGVSIDLLYANLAHAVIPEDLDLSQDSILNNVDEQTVRSLNGCRVTDQILRLVPNILSFRTTLRFIRYWGKRRGVYSNVMGFLGGINWAILVGRICQLYPNASPSMLISRFFRVYSKWKWPNPVMLCHIEEGYLGLPVWDPRRNYRDRGHQMPIITPAYPCMNSSYNVSVSTRYVMTQEFTRAFEICQAIDEGKADWDALFEPYPFFESYKNYLEVNITARNEDELRSWKGWVESRLRTLVLKIERYSHEMILAHPYPKDFSDKSRPLHCFYFMGLWRKQTTQTQEAEQFDIRGIVNEFKNTICAYQQWKEGMDIEVSHVKRKEIPLFVFPGGVRPSRSSRTAHKNSRTVPTCDVSADDQVGNLLGVASCSDAQPVSCKGSYMKQPEPDCAGGFQLPGSTSVLPPSLPNKVALNGSANFHAESVEHEHPEHYQESKFATVQNAVRNVVKQPNSLLPNSNNAWQLYGSDSSLNNSQRECAGSAANNLLNLSPAILATPDELDELVSHHQVKVNQKDVNADRRPSLEIGSENNLEQVSSLRPQDSNNNLKRKANQELEPLELAAPSTGAAPQSTASAPRKPLRLRLTTLGKPKPAEGTS; encoded by the exons ATGTCGAAGGCGAAGACCAATAATGGTTATCTTGGAGTCACTGAGCCAATCTCGCTGAGTGGACCGACTGATAAGGACCTTATGCAGACAACTGAGGTTGAAAAG TACCTTTCAGACGCAGGACTCTATGAGAGCCAAGATGAGGCTGTCTTGCGAGAAGAGGTTTTAGGAAAGCTGGACCAG ACTGTGAAAGCTTGGATTAAGAAGGCCACTAGGATCAGCGGGTATGGGGAGCAATTTGTGCATGAAGCAAATGCAAAGATCTTTACATTTGGTTCATACCGTCTTGGG GTACATGGCCCTGGTGCCGACATTGACACCCTATGTGTTGGTCCAAGACATGCAACTCGAAAC GAGTACTTCTTCAGATGGCTTCACGATATGTTAGCTGAGATGCCAGAAGTTTCCGAGTTACATCCAGTACCAGATGCTCATGTGCCTGTTCTGGGGTTCAAAATTAATGGGGTCTCTATTGACCTTCTGTATGCTAATCTTGCTCATGCAGTGATTCCTGAG GACCTAGATCTTTCTCAGGACTCCATACTGAATAATGTCGATGAACAGACTGTTCGTAGTCTAAATGGGTGTCGGGTTACTGATCAAATTCTAAGATTGGTTCCAAACATTCTG AGTTTTCGCACAACCTTAAGATTCATAAGATATTGGGGCAAGCGCCGTGGGGTTTACTCAAAT GTTATGGGATTTCTGGGTGGTATAAACTGGGCAATCCTTGTTGGTCGCATCTGTCAACTGTACCCAAATGCATCACCGAGCATGTTGATATCTCGTTTTTTCCGAGTCTACAGCAAATGGAAGTGGCCTAATCCTGTTATGCTTTGCCATATTGAGGAGGGTTATCTTGGTCTCCCTGTGTGGGATCCAAGAAGAAATTACAGAGACAGGGGCCACCAAATGCCTATTATTACACCTGCTTACCCATGCATGAATTCCAGCTACAATGTATCTGTTAGTACTAGGTATGTGATGACCCAAGAATTCACGCGAGCGTTTGAGATTTGTCAG GCCATAGATGAAGGAAAAGCAGACTGGGATGCATTGTTTGAGCCATATCCATTTTTTGAATCATATAAAAACTATCTAGAAGTTAATATCACAGCAAGAAATGAAGATGAACTCAGGAGTTGGAAAGGCTGGGTGGAATCTCGCCTTCGCACTCTTGTATTAAAG ATTGAGCGATATTCACATGAGATGATTCTTGCACACCCTTATCCCAAAGATTTCTCAGACAAATCCAGGCCCTTACATTGCTTTTACTTCATGGGTCTTTGGAGAAAACAAACCACCCAAACTCAGGAAGCTGAGCAATTTGACATCAGGGGAATTGTAAATGAGTTTAAGAATACTATTTGTGCATATCAACAGTGGAAAGAAGGAATGGACATTGAAGTGTCTCatgtaaaaagaaaagaaatcccTTTGTTTGTTTTTCCTGGTGGAGTGCGTCCTTCTCGTTCTTCTAGAACAGCACACAAGAACAGCCGTACTGTTCCAACATGTGATGTTTCAGCTGATGATCAGGTGGGAAACCTATTGGGCGTTGCCAGTTGTAGTGATGCTCAACCTGTATCATGTAAAGGCAGCTATATGAAACAACCAGAACCAGATTGTGCTGGAGGCTTTCAGTTGCCGGGAAGTACTTCTGTGTTGCCCCCTAGCTTACCCAATAAAGTAGCTTTGAATGGGTCTGCTAATTTTCATGCAGAATCTGTTGAGCATGAACATCCAGAACACTATCAGGAAAGCAAGTTTGCGACTGTGCAGAATGCTGTGCGCAATGTAGTCAAGCAACCTAACAGTTTGCTGCCAAATTCAAACAACGCTTGGCAATTGTATGGATCTGATTCCTCTCTTAACAATTCACAAAGGGAATGTGCAGGCAGTGCTGCAAACAACTTGCTGAACTTATCCCCAGCTATTCTAGCCACACCTGATGAACTTGATGAGCTGGTATCCCATCATCAAGTTAAAGTTAATCAGAAAGATGTAAATGCTGACCGGAGGCCATCTTTGGAGATCGGTTCTGAAAATAACTTGGAACAAGTATCCAGTCTGAGGCCCCAGGATTCTAATAATAATCTGAAGCGCAAAGCCAATCAAGAGCTCGAG CCACTTGAGCTTGCCGCTCCATCCACTGGTGCTGCGCCGCAATCGACAGCATCTGCCCCAAGAAAGCCACTCAG aTTGAGGCTGACGACTTTGGGCAAACCAAAGCCAGCTGAAGGAACTTCCTGA
- the LOC8057189 gene encoding uncharacterized protein LOC8057189: MHALPTYTQAQSSRHAGEFTLSDSRRARARGVEVTIEEEESMEVQHQHQQQQGEGGAPAPAAELEVSLREFTLSDADAEAFMSWASDPRVVLFQRRDAYDHIDQARRYIADHVLPHPWYRAICAGTSAGAGAPLPVVGSISVKPAAPAEADDDGRLFRASVGYRVAHAHWGRGVATRAVRAAAAAVFAAWPWLLRLEAVADVDNPASQRVLEKAGFVREGVLRKYILLKGRPRDMVIFSIVVDTDTDTDRRQQQQQSDNKPDGP; the protein is encoded by the coding sequence ATGCATGCCTTGCCTACATATACACAAGCACAATCGAGCAGACACGCCGGAGAGTTTACGTTAAGTGACAGCCGGCGAGCTCGAGCTCGAGGCGTTGAGGTGACGATCGAAGAGGAAGAGAGCATGGAGgtccagcaccagcaccagcagcagcagggagaGGGAGGAGCCCCTGCCCCAGCGGCGGAGCTCGAAGTCTCCCTCCGCGAGTTCACGCTGTCCGACGCGGACGCGGAGGCGTTCATGTCGTGGGCGTCGGACCCTCGCGTGGTCCTCTTCCAGCGCCGCGACGCCTACGACCACATCGACCAGGCCCGCCGCTACATCGCCGACCACGTCCTGCCGCACCCGTGGTACCGCGCCATCTGCGCCGGtaccagcgccggcgccggcgcgcccCTCCCCGTGGTCGGGTCCATCTCCGTGAAGCCTGCTGCCCCCGCCGAAgccgacgacgacgggcggctgTTCAGGGCGTCCGTGGGGTACCGCGTGGCGCACGCGCACTGGGGCCGCGGCGTCGCCACGCGCGCGGTgcgggcggcggccgcggccgtgTTCGCGGCGTGGCCGTGGCTGCTGCGCCTGGAGGCCGTGGCCGACGTGGACAACCCGGCGTCGCAGCGCGTGCTGGAGAAGGCCGGGTTCGTCAGGGAGGGCGTGCTGCGCAAGTACATCCTGCTCAAAGGCCGGCCCAGGGACATGGTCATCTTCAGCATCGTCGTCGatacggatacggatacggaccgtcgccagcagcagcagcagagtgaCAACAAGCCCGATGGGCCGTAG
- the LOC8056753 gene encoding protein CDC73 homolog: MDPLSVLRDYAARNELDKIIFSGDEIHFGSDYTFPASTPTAFASKQSGRPYPLSAAVFLAQHHDLKHTDFIQAARLRRIPPVSLPDRKTFLDFLRFGHNSLPSADPLLPSAFQPQEPHLHPPSPPPEDPAAAEEATTGKQIRALERPFKDRNAILDARGRDFLAVFQAAVRRQDEQRKGGGKDAAPSSRPDSGSAAAALAKPKVLDRSLGDGVVPIILVPSASQTLITIYNVKEFLEDGVFVPSEERMRATKGGKPESVTVQKKLIRTERAGGAGGAVSFEVRDKPASLKSDDWGRVVAVFVLGKEWQFKDWPFKDHVEIFNRVIGFYVRFEDDSVEAAKVVKQWNVKIISISKNKRHQDRTAALEVWERLEEFMRART, encoded by the exons ATGGATCCCCTCTCCGTGCTCCGCGACTACGCCGCCCGCAACGAGCTGGACAAGATCATCTTCTCCGGCGACGAGATCCACTTCGGCTCCGACTACACCTTCCCGGCCTCCACCCCCACCGCCTTCGCATCCAAGCAGTCCGGCCGCCCCTACCCGCTCTCCGCCGCCGTCTTCCTGGCGCAGCACCACGACCTCAAGCACACCGACTTCATCCAGGCCGCGCGCCTCCGCCGCATCCCGCCCGTTTCCCTCCCCGACCGCAAGACCTTCCTCGACTTCCTCCGCTTCGGCCACAACTCGCTCCCCTCCGCCGACCCGCTCCTCCCCTCCGCCTTCCAGCCGCAGGAGCCCCACCTCCATccgccctcgccgccgcccgAGGACCCCGCGGCCGCCGAGGAGGCCACCACGGGGAAGCAAATCCGCGCGCTCGAGCGGCCCTTCAAGGACCGCAACGCCATCCTCGACGCCCGCGGCCGCGACTTCCTCGCCGTCTTCCAGGCCGCCGTGCGCCGCCAGGACGAGCAGCGCAAGGGCGGCGGCAAGGACGCGGCGCCCTCTTCCCGCCCCGACTCTGGCTCCGCCGCTGCAGCCCTGGCCAAGCCCAAGGTGCTGGACAGGTCCCTCGGCGACGGCGTCGTGCCCATCATCCTCGTGCCCAGCGCCTCGCAGACGCTGATTACGATCTACAACGTCAAGGAGTTCCTCGAGGACGGGGTGTTCGTGCCTAGCGAGGAGAGGATGCGGGCGACCAAGGGAGGGAAGCCAGAGAGCGTCACGGTGCAGAAGAAGCTGATTCGTACGGAGAGAGCTGGCGGCGCTGGGGGCGCCGTCTCCTTCGAGGTTAGGGACAAGCCGGCTTCGCTCAAGTCAGACGATTGGGGGCGGGTGGTGGCCGTGTTTGTGCTTGGCAAGGAGTGGCAGTTCAAGGACTGGCCCTTCAAGGACCATGTAGAGATCTTCAACAGAG TTATTGGTTTCTATGTGCGCTTCGAAGATGATAGTGTGGAGGCAGCCAAGGTGGTGAAACAGTGGaatgtaaaaatcatatct ATAAGCAAAAATAAAAGGCATCAAGACAGAACAGCTGCTCTTGAAGTATGGGAGCGCTTGGAGGAATTTATGCGGGCACGCACATAA